The Megalobrama amblycephala isolate DHTTF-2021 linkage group LG13, ASM1881202v1, whole genome shotgun sequence genome contains a region encoding:
- the LOC125244009 gene encoding integumentary mucin C.1 isoform X2 yields MPLGEIGISKTLSSKTGVLFFLILQMSLLSKVTSEDTTTSATTETSPTATAETVSQSVTTQSTNPQSSSSSTSTDQMSTIPTSTSTSYTTATTHNNTHSTSFVSTTVSTMSITSMNTVSQNASSVTGNYSAISCPDFWCMADNCYAQYMNATAYPCLSGSNTCQIMKQNTSYYVSCSASCVSCGNMTQSNCSWKCCSTANCLNESLLLLTNSFSTTAATTSTTTTTTTKPTVPSTPANNGKKCHSIKCDGTTCYKSINTIMMCPVGQDYCMLKKTTTGSAESWQAGCSDDCRKMPVCSTSVTTCHLECCNATAAASCLKLTGEVNMPSSATRGPHCPALLMASLLLFWIVRVFT; encoded by the exons ATGCCGTTGGGAGAAATCGGGATAAGCAAGACTCTGTCTTCAAAAACAG GCGTCCTGTTTTTTCTAATATTGCAAATGAGTCTGCTCTCTAAAGTGACTTCAGAGGATACTACAACATCTGCTACAACCGAAACATCACCAACTGCAACAGCAGAAACTGTAAGCCAGAGTGTGACAACTCAATCTACGAATCCACAGAGCTCGAGCTCCTCCACTTCTACAGACCAGATGTCAACTATACCCACATCCACATCCACCTCTTACACAACAGCCACTACACACAATAACACACATAGCACTTCCTTTGTCAGTACTACTGTTTCCACAATGAGCATCACTAGCATGAACACAG TTTCACAGAATGCATCATCAGTAACAGGAAATTACTCTGCG ATATCCTGTCCAGACTTTTGGTGCATGGCAGATAACTGTTACGCCCAGTACATGAATGCGACGGCGTATCCCTGCCTATCCGGCTCTAATACCTGTCAG ATAATGAAACAGAACACAAGTTACTATGTCAGCTGCAGTGCCTCATGTGTGTCCTGTGGGAACATGACTCAAAGTAATTGCTCTTGGAAATGTTGCAGCACAGCCAACTGCCTCAACGAATCTCTGCTTCTCTTGACCAATTCATTTAGCACGACAG CTGCAACAACATCCACTACCACTACAACAACCACAAAGCCAACGGTTCCATCAACCCCAGCAAATAAT GGCAAGAAGTGTCATAGTATCAAGTGTGATGGGACAACATGCTACAAATCCATCAATACCATCATGATGTGTCCAGTTGGTCAGGATTACTGCatg CTAAAAAAGACGACAACTGGCAGTGCAGAGAGCTGGCAGGCAGGTTGCAGTGACGATTGCAGAAAGATGCCAGTTTGTTCAACCTCTGTTACTACCTGCCACTTGGAGTGCTGCAACGCCACTGCGGCTGCCTCATGCCTCAAACTGACTGGTGAAGTGAACATGCCCAGCTCCGCCACCAGGGGTCCTCACTGTCCCGCGCTGCTGATGGCCTCTTTACTGCTCTTCTGGATAGTGAGAGTCTTCACTTGA
- the LOC125244009 gene encoding integumentary mucin C.1 isoform X1 — MPLGEIGISKTLSSKTGVLFFLILQMSLLSKVTSEDTTTSATTETSPTATAETVSQSVTTQSTNPQSSSSSTSTDQMSTIPTSTSTSYTTATTHNNTHSTSFVSTTVSTMSITSMNTVSQNASSVTGNYSAISCPDFWCMADNCYAQYMNATAYPCLSGSNTCQIMKQNTSYYVSCSASCVSCGNMTQSNCSWKCCSTANCLNESLLLLTNSFSTTVAATTSTTTTTTTKPTVPSTPANNGKKCHSIKCDGTTCYKSINTIMMCPVGQDYCMLKKTTTGSAESWQAGCSDDCRKMPVCSTSVTTCHLECCNATAAASCLKLTGEVNMPSSATRGPHCPALLMASLLLFWIVRVFT, encoded by the exons ATGCCGTTGGGAGAAATCGGGATAAGCAAGACTCTGTCTTCAAAAACAG GCGTCCTGTTTTTTCTAATATTGCAAATGAGTCTGCTCTCTAAAGTGACTTCAGAGGATACTACAACATCTGCTACAACCGAAACATCACCAACTGCAACAGCAGAAACTGTAAGCCAGAGTGTGACAACTCAATCTACGAATCCACAGAGCTCGAGCTCCTCCACTTCTACAGACCAGATGTCAACTATACCCACATCCACATCCACCTCTTACACAACAGCCACTACACACAATAACACACATAGCACTTCCTTTGTCAGTACTACTGTTTCCACAATGAGCATCACTAGCATGAACACAG TTTCACAGAATGCATCATCAGTAACAGGAAATTACTCTGCG ATATCCTGTCCAGACTTTTGGTGCATGGCAGATAACTGTTACGCCCAGTACATGAATGCGACGGCGTATCCCTGCCTATCCGGCTCTAATACCTGTCAG ATAATGAAACAGAACACAAGTTACTATGTCAGCTGCAGTGCCTCATGTGTGTCCTGTGGGAACATGACTCAAAGTAATTGCTCTTGGAAATGTTGCAGCACAGCCAACTGCCTCAACGAATCTCTGCTTCTCTTGACCAATTCATTTAGCACGACAG TAGCTGCAACAACATCCACTACCACTACAACAACCACAAAGCCAACGGTTCCATCAACCCCAGCAAATAAT GGCAAGAAGTGTCATAGTATCAAGTGTGATGGGACAACATGCTACAAATCCATCAATACCATCATGATGTGTCCAGTTGGTCAGGATTACTGCatg CTAAAAAAGACGACAACTGGCAGTGCAGAGAGCTGGCAGGCAGGTTGCAGTGACGATTGCAGAAAGATGCCAGTTTGTTCAACCTCTGTTACTACCTGCCACTTGGAGTGCTGCAACGCCACTGCGGCTGCCTCATGCCTCAAACTGACTGGTGAAGTGAACATGCCCAGCTCCGCCACCAGGGGTCCTCACTGTCCCGCGCTGCTGATGGCCTCTTTACTGCTCTTCTGGATAGTGAGAGTCTTCACTTGA